GATGCGCTCTAGAGCATAACCCGTTCAGATCGAACCGATCTGGACGACAAGGATATGCTCAAGCTTTTGAATCTGGAGCGATTTCTTGTCGATCTGATGATTCCATCAGATCGGAAAGCGCTCTGGAGCATATCCCGTTCAGATCGAACCGATCTGAACGACAAGGATATGCTCAAACTTTTGAATCTGGAGCGATTTCTTGTCGATCTGATGATTCCATCAGATCGGAAAGCGCTCTAGGCGTGCTCGCGCTTGAGCGGGCGGGCGAGGAGGCCGGCCATCACCTCGTCCACGGACACCCGGCCCTCGACCAGCGCGGCGACCGCCTCGGTCACCGGCAGGTCGACGCCGAGGCGACGGGCGATGGCAACGGCGACCGGAGCGGTCTTGGCGCCTTCGACCAGAGGGCCGGATTCGTCCGGTCCCTCGACCGCGCGGCCTTCACCGAGCGCGATGCCGTAGGCGAAGTTGCGCGACTGCCGGCTCGACGTGGTGAGGAACAGGTCGCCGAGCCCCGACAGGCCGGTGAGCGTCTCCGCCCGCCCGCCGAGGGCAACGGCGAGGCGGACGAGTTCGGCAAAGGCGCGGGCGACCAGCGCGGCCTGGGCGCTGGCGCCGAGGCCGCGGCCGACCACAACGCCGCTCGCGATGGCGAGCACGTTCTTCAGCGCGCCACCGACCTCGACACCGATGACGTCGTCGGAGGCGTAGGGGCGGAACGAGGGGCCGGCGAAGGCGGCGGCAACGGCATCGGCCATCCCGATATCGGCGGCGGCGACGGTGACGGCGGTCGGAAGGCCCCGAGCGACGTCGGCCGCGAAGCTCGGTCCCGAAAGCACCGCCGGCACCGCGGCGGGCGCGACTTCGGCGAGCACGTCGGCGAGAAGCCGGCCGGTGCCGGCCTCGAAGCCCTTGGCGGAAAGCACGACGGGGGTTCCCGGCCGCAGCCGGCCCGCGAGGTCGGCCGCGACGGCCCGGGTCGTCTGCGCGGGCGTGGCGAGCACCACGAGGTCGCAGCCGGCCGCCTCGTCGAGATCGAGGGTCGCCGCGACCGGCGGATCGAGCCGGATGCCCGGGAGATGGCGCGGGTTTTCGCGGGAGAGATTGATGGCCGTGACGGTCGCGGGATCGCGCGCCCACAACAGCGGCCGCCGCCCGGCGCGGGCCACCGCGAGCGCGAGCGCTGTGCCCCACGCCCCACCGCCGACGATGCCGACGGTCTCGACCTGCGGCGCCGGTTCAGGATGCGTCATCGGCGACCTCCACTTGGCGGCCATCGCGACCGGCGAGACACCGGGGACCGGCTTGGGCTGCAAGGGTCACCGCGCGCATCAGACCTTGGCTCCGAGGCGGCCGTGGCCGACGACCGGCACCGCCCGCTGGTCGAGCGGCCACCGCGCCCGCACCGGGACGTCGAGCCCGTCTTCGAGGCCTAGCGCCATGCGCTCGGCGCCGGCCCAGGCGACCATCACGCCGTTGTCGCCGCAGAGCGCCAGCGGCGGAGCGACGAAGGTGCCGCCCGCCTGAGCGGCCGCCGCCTGCAGCGCGGAACGGATGGCGCCATTGGCGGCGACGCCGCCGGCCACCACGAGGACCGGTTCCGCGACGCCGGTTTCGGCGCGGAAGCGGACGAGCGCATCCCGGGCACGCGCAGCGACGATGCCGGCGACCGTCGCCTGGAACGAGGCGCAGAGATCGGCGACGTCCGCGGGCGAGAGCGGCGCCGCGCGTTCGGCCGCGAGCCGCACCGCGGTCTTGAGCCCCGCAAACGAGAAATCGAGCCCGGCGCGGCCGATCAGCGGTCGCGGCAGGGTGAACCGCGTCGCATCGCCGGAGGCCGCGGCGCGTTCCACCGCCGGGCCGCCGGGATGGCCGAGGCCGAGAAGCTTCGCCGTCTTGTCGAATGCCTCGCCGAGCGCATCGTCGATGGTGGTGCCCCAGCGCTCGTAGTCACCGACGCCGCGCACCGCGAGAATCTGGGTGTGGCCGCCGGACACGAGCAGCAGCAGATAGGGGAACGCCACATGGTCGGTGAGCCGCGCCGTCAGCGCGTGGGCCTCGAGATGATTCACGGCGACGAACGGCTTGCCGGCGGCGAAGGCGATGGCCTTGCCGGTCATGGCGCCGACCATCAGCCCGCCGACGAGGCCGGGGCCGGTGGTGGCCGCCACGGCATCGATGTCGGCAAGCGGAATGCCGGCCTGAGACACGGCCTCCGCCACCACGCGGTCGAGCAGGGCGACATGGGCGCGGGCAGCGATTTCAGGCACCACGCCGCCGTAGGGGGCGTGATCCTCGAGCTGCGCGCGAACGACATTGGACAGCACGGTGCCCGCGCCGTCTGCGTCGCGGCGCACGATTCCGGCCGCCGTCTCGTCGCAACTCGTCTCGATGCCGAGAACGATCATGACTGCTCCTCGATGCCGTCCGCCGCACCCCGGCGGCAGACGCCCGTCCACTCGACCATGCCGGGATGCCGGCCCCGGGAAAGATCCGAGGTGGACAAGGGCACGGCGCCCGTTCCAAGTTGCGCCACTCGCGACGTCCTGCGTCGTGCGCGCACCTGACGGTCGCGCATAGCGCGAACGCCGCTCTTGTCGCAACACGGCGCCTCGCCCGAGGCCCTAACAAATCGACCCCGGCACGTGCAAACGAATAAGCTGCGCATCGGCACCCGCGGAAGCCCGCTCGCGCTCGCCCAGGCTCATATGGTCGAGGCCGCCCTCGCCGCCCAGGGGGTGGAGACGGATATCGTCGTGATGTCCACGGCCGGCGACCGCATCACCGACCGGCCGCTGACGGAGATCGGCGGCAAGGGCCTGTTCACCCAGGAAATCGAGGACGCGCTTGATGACGGGCGCCTCGACCTCGCCGTGCATTCCGCCAAGGATATGCCGACTGCGCTGCCGGCCGGTCTCGGCCTTGCCGGCTACCTGAAGCGGGAGGACGTGCGCGACGCGCTCGTCACGATCGACGGCCGCACCCTCGCCGACCTTCCGGCGGGCGCCGTGGTCGGCACCGCCTCGCTGCGGCGCGGCGCGCTGCTGCGCCGGCTTCGGCCGGATCTTCGCGTGGAGGTGTTCCGCGGCAACGTCCAGACGCGGCTCGCCAAGCTCAGGGCGGGCGTGGTCGACGCCACGCTGCTGGCGCTCGCGGGTCTGAAGCGGCTTGGACTGGAGGAGGTCGCCACCGAGATCCTCGATGTCGCGCTGTTTCCCCCGGCAGTCGGCCAGGGGGCCATCGCGATCGAGACCCGGCTCGGCGACGAACGGGTGGCGCGGTTCCTCGCCCCGGCGCTCGACGGCGACACGGCGATCGCGCTTGCCGCCGAACGCGCCTTCCTCGCGGCGCTCGACGGCTCGTGCCGCACGCCGATCGCCGGCCACGGCATCGTCGAGGGGGACCGGCTGAGGTTCCGGGGGCTGATTCTCACCCCCGACGGCAGCCGCTTCCACGAGACCGAGACCGAGACGACCACCGAGGACGCGGCCCTCACGGGCCGGCGCGCCGGCGACCTGCTGCGCGAACGCGCCGGGCCGGGCTTCTTCGACCCGGCCTGACGGTCGGTCGCCTCAGAGCATAACCCGTTCAGATCGTATCGATCTGAACGACAAGGATATGCGCAAGCTTTTGAATCTGGCGCGATTTCTTGTCGATCTGATGAGTCCATCAGATCGGAAAGCGCTCTAGACGAGCGCGTCCTTGCCGGCGCCGCAGACGAGGGCGCAGACCTTTTCCCCGGGCTTCAGCGCGATCTTGCCGGAGCGGATGCCGGCGATCGCCGCCGCGCCGCTGAGGTCGGCGGCGAGCCCCATCTCCGACCACAGCCACTTCGCGGCGGACAGCATCTCCTCGTCGTCGACGAGCACGATGTCATCGACCGCCTCGTCGACGATGGCGAACACCGCCTCGTCGGTACGGCCGCAGGCCATGGTGGCGACGCGGGTGGTGACGGCCGGCAGGCGCACGACGTGGCCGGCCTGCCGCGAGGCGAGCAGAGTGGGCGAACCCACCGGCTCGATGCCGATGATCCGCACGGAGGGCTTCAGCGCCCGGATGGCGCTCGCCATACCGGAGATGAGCCCGCCGCCGCCGATGGCGACGAGCAGGGTTTCGACATCCAGCATATCGGCCAGGATCTCCAGCGCCACGGTGCCCTGCCCCGCCATCACCGCCGGATCGGCGAAGGGATGGAAGAACACGGCGTCGTTTGCGGCGGCATAGGCCTGGGCCTCGCGGTTGGCATCGTCCCAGACATTGCCGACGACGCGGACATCCGCGCCCCAGCCGCGCAGGCGCTCGAGCTTGTCCGGCGTCACCGTCTTCGGCACGAAGATGATACCGGGAACACCGGCCTGGAAGGCTGCACGCGCGGTGGCAAGCCCGTGGTTGCCGCCCGACGCGGTGACGATGCCGTTGGCAAGCGCCTCCGGGGGGGTGGTGAGAAGCCGGTTGGTCGCGCCGCGCACCTTGAACGAGCCGGTGGGCTGGAGGCATTCGAGCTTCAGCCAGAGGTCGGCCTCGGTCACCGGCTCGCGCAGGGCCGTCGCCTGCATCAGCGGCGTGCGCCGCACGAAGGGGGCGATGCGGCGCGCCGCATCCTCGATCGCGGAGAGTTCCAGCACGCACGGCTCCTCTGGATTACGTAATCGATTGCCCTTGGGGATAGGGCAGATTATCCTGCCCGGCAAGACGAGAATGCGCGCCAGGCCGGTGCCGGGCGACGGAGCCGACGGAACCCCGATGGACG
The Pseudoxanthobacter soli DSM 19599 DNA segment above includes these coding regions:
- the tsaD gene encoding tRNA (adenosine(37)-N6)-threonylcarbamoyltransferase complex transferase subunit TsaD encodes the protein MIVLGIETSCDETAAGIVRRDADGAGTVLSNVVRAQLEDHAPYGGVVPEIAARAHVALLDRVVAEAVSQAGIPLADIDAVAATTGPGLVGGLMVGAMTGKAIAFAAGKPFVAVNHLEAHALTARLTDHVAFPYLLLLVSGGHTQILAVRGVGDYERWGTTIDDALGEAFDKTAKLLGLGHPGGPAVERAAASGDATRFTLPRPLIGRAGLDFSFAGLKTAVRLAAERAAPLSPADVADLCASFQATVAGIVAARARDALVRFRAETGVAEPVLVVAGGVAANGAIRSALQAAAAQAGGTFVAPPLALCGDNGVMVAWAGAERMALGLEDGLDVPVRARWPLDQRAVPVVGHGRLGAKV
- the hemC gene encoding hydroxymethylbilane synthase, with protein sequence MQTNKLRIGTRGSPLALAQAHMVEAALAAQGVETDIVVMSTAGDRITDRPLTEIGGKGLFTQEIEDALDDGRLDLAVHSAKDMPTALPAGLGLAGYLKREDVRDALVTIDGRTLADLPAGAVVGTASLRRGALLRRLRPDLRVEVFRGNVQTRLAKLRAGVVDATLLALAGLKRLGLEEVATEILDVALFPPAVGQGAIAIETRLGDERVARFLAPALDGDTAIALAAERAFLAALDGSCRTPIAGHGIVEGDRLRFRGLILTPDGSRFHETETETTTEDAALTGRRAGDLLRERAGPGFFDPA
- a CDS encoding threonine ammonia-lyase, which translates into the protein MLELSAIEDAARRIAPFVRRTPLMQATALREPVTEADLWLKLECLQPTGSFKVRGATNRLLTTPPEALANGIVTASGGNHGLATARAAFQAGVPGIIFVPKTVTPDKLERLRGWGADVRVVGNVWDDANREAQAYAAANDAVFFHPFADPAVMAGQGTVALEILADMLDVETLLVAIGGGGLISGMASAIRALKPSVRIIGIEPVGSPTLLASRQAGHVVRLPAVTTRVATMACGRTDEAVFAIVDEAVDDIVLVDDEEMLSAAKWLWSEMGLAADLSGAAAIAGIRSGKIALKPGEKVCALVCGAGKDALV
- a CDS encoding NAD(P)H-dependent glycerol-3-phosphate dehydrogenase, with protein sequence MTHPEPAPQVETVGIVGGGAWGTALALAVARAGRRPLLWARDPATVTAINLSRENPRHLPGIRLDPPVAATLDLDEAAGCDLVVLATPAQTTRAVAADLAGRLRPGTPVVLSAKGFEAGTGRLLADVLAEVAPAAVPAVLSGPSFAADVARGLPTAVTVAAADIGMADAVAAAFAGPSFRPYASDDVIGVEVGGALKNVLAIASGVVVGRGLGASAQAALVARAFAELVRLAVALGGRAETLTGLSGLGDLFLTTSSRQSRNFAYGIALGEGRAVEGPDESGPLVEGAKTAPVAVAIARRLGVDLPVTEAVAALVEGRVSVDEVMAGLLARPLKREHA